The Raoultibacter phocaeensis genome contains a region encoding:
- a CDS encoding copper-translocating P-type ATPase: protein MMMHAGDLKRRFFVCLVLAVPVLLLSPMMGIELPFQLSFPGSPWIVAALSTVLYGFGGKPFLTGAVQELKARRPAMMTLIALGITTAYAYSMYAFVANEILRSPDHVMDFFWELATLIVIMLLGHWIEMRATASAGDALQKMAELLPAKASVRQADGSFEEVDIDQLETGQTVMVKPGEKIPADGVIEQGETTVNESLVTGEARAIAKKADSKVVGGSQNGNGTILVQVTGTGESGYLAQVMQLVSTAQGEKTKAESLADKVARLLFYAAVAAGLASLVAWYIATRNFGTAITFMVTVFVIACPHALGLAIPLVKARSTSIGAKNGLLLRHRQALEAMRNAAVVMMDKTGTLTEGAFKVIDVVSADPGRTSDEALAIMAGLEAGSSHPLAESITALASTKGIEAAPIANGHAIPGAGVGGTLADGTETLLVNARYLDEQSIAYDPALLNDAAKGSYTVSYLVIDGKVSGAIAQGDEIKGSAREAVRGMKERGLVPVMLTGDNESVASAVAADLGIETYRASLRPEDKERIVREYQRNGNVVVMVGDGINDAPSLARADVGVAIGAGTDVAVDSADAVLVRSDPVDVLRLYDLAKSTARKTTQNLWWGAGYNIVAIPLAAGVLAPIGIVLSPAVGAVLMSLSTVIVAVNALTLTIDR, encoded by the coding sequence ATGATGATGCATGCGGGCGATTTGAAGCGTCGCTTTTTCGTGTGCCTCGTGCTCGCCGTTCCCGTTTTGCTGCTCTCCCCGATGATGGGCATCGAGCTCCCGTTTCAGCTATCGTTTCCCGGTTCCCCGTGGATCGTCGCCGCGCTTTCGACGGTTCTGTACGGCTTTGGCGGCAAGCCCTTTCTAACCGGTGCCGTGCAGGAGCTGAAAGCGCGCCGCCCCGCCATGATGACGCTCATCGCGCTCGGCATCACGACAGCGTACGCTTACAGCATGTACGCATTCGTTGCAAACGAGATCCTCAGAAGCCCCGATCACGTCATGGACTTCTTTTGGGAGCTCGCGACGCTGATCGTCATCATGCTGCTCGGACACTGGATCGAAATGCGCGCCACGGCGAGCGCAGGCGATGCGCTTCAAAAGATGGCCGAGTTGCTGCCTGCGAAAGCTTCGGTGAGGCAAGCGGACGGAAGCTTCGAAGAAGTTGATATCGATCAACTCGAGACGGGTCAGACGGTCATGGTGAAACCCGGGGAGAAGATACCTGCCGACGGCGTGATCGAGCAAGGCGAGACGACGGTGAACGAATCGCTTGTAACCGGCGAGGCCCGCGCTATCGCAAAGAAGGCGGACTCGAAGGTGGTCGGCGGTTCCCAGAACGGCAACGGCACTATCCTCGTCCAGGTGACTGGGACAGGCGAGAGCGGGTATCTCGCGCAGGTCATGCAGCTTGTGAGTACGGCTCAAGGTGAGAAGACGAAAGCGGAATCACTGGCAGACAAAGTGGCGAGGCTGCTGTTCTACGCTGCGGTGGCGGCGGGTCTCGCCTCGCTTGTCGCGTGGTACATCGCCACCCGAAACTTCGGGACGGCAATTACCTTCATGGTTACCGTGTTCGTTATCGCGTGCCCCCATGCGCTCGGCCTCGCCATTCCGCTCGTGAAAGCGCGATCGACGTCGATCGGCGCGAAAAACGGGCTGTTGCTTCGTCATCGGCAGGCGCTTGAGGCCATGCGAAATGCGGCGGTCGTCATGATGGATAAGACCGGTACGCTCACCGAAGGCGCATTCAAGGTCATCGATGTCGTCTCGGCTGATCCTGGCCGAACCTCCGACGAGGCGCTTGCCATCATGGCGGGTCTCGAAGCGGGTTCGTCGCATCCGCTCGCCGAAAGCATTACGGCGCTGGCCTCGACGAAGGGGATTGAAGCCGCACCCATCGCTAACGGCCATGCCATCCCCGGGGCGGGTGTCGGGGGGACGCTTGCCGACGGGACCGAAACCTTGCTCGTGAATGCACGCTACCTCGACGAGCAGTCGATCGCATACGATCCCGCCCTGCTCAATGATGCAGCCAAAGGCAGCTATACCGTAAGCTACCTCGTGATCGACGGTAAAGTTTCCGGGGCAATCGCCCAAGGCGATGAGATCAAGGGTTCTGCTCGCGAGGCGGTGCGCGGCATGAAAGAACGCGGACTTGTGCCTGTGATGCTCACGGGGGACAACGAAAGCGTCGCCTCGGCCGTCGCCGCCGATCTCGGTATCGAAACATACCGCGCATCCCTGCGCCCCGAAGACAAGGAGCGCATCGTTCGCGAGTACCAACGAAACGGCAATGTCGTGGTCATGGTCGGTGACGGTATCAACGACGCCCCGAGCCTTGCCCGGGCCGATGTCGGCGTGGCTATCGGGGCGGGAACCGACGTGGCCGTCGATTCGGCCGATGCCGTGCTCGTGCGCAGCGATCCGGTCGATGTGCTGCGCCTGTACGATCTGGCGAAGAGCACAGCGCGCAAAACCACCCAGAACCTCTGGTGGGGGGCGGGGTACAACATCGTCGCCATACCGCTTGCCGCAGGCGTGCTCGCGCCGATCGGCATCGTGCTCAGCCCGGCTGTCGGAGCCGTGCTGATGAGCCTTTCGACCGTTATCGTAGCGGTGAATGCGCTTACGCTCACCATTGATCGCTGA
- a CDS encoding phosphatase PAP2 family protein, translating into MELTAMAAWLNTTFAGFDLAVFGMLHGASEAAGWFLTPFFHLVSFCAENGIGLLVVSFVLMLFRSTRKAGMCMFVAVLCGAIITNVLLKHVIVRPRPFSDEAGIVHAWWLSVGAPLETSASFPSGHTTATMAAMTALFLSLRGKARWLCFVPVVLMGLSRIYLMVHYPTDVIGGIAAGALGATGAFLIVRALYRFLESHAEDRWPNFILTFDIRGDRSERPTGP; encoded by the coding sequence ATGGAACTGACGGCGATGGCCGCATGGCTCAATACGACGTTCGCGGGATTCGACCTTGCGGTTTTCGGCATGCTCCACGGTGCGTCCGAAGCCGCAGGCTGGTTCTTGACGCCGTTTTTCCACCTGGTGAGCTTCTGCGCCGAAAACGGCATCGGTCTTCTTGTCGTATCGTTCGTGCTGATGCTGTTTAGGAGCACGCGCAAAGCGGGCATGTGCATGTTCGTAGCGGTGCTGTGCGGCGCGATCATCACAAACGTGCTGCTCAAGCATGTCATCGTGCGTCCGCGTCCCTTTTCCGACGAAGCGGGCATTGTGCATGCCTGGTGGCTTTCGGTCGGCGCGCCCCTGGAAACGAGCGCATCGTTTCCCTCGGGCCACACAACGGCGACGATGGCGGCCATGACGGCGCTGTTCTTGAGTCTGCGCGGCAAAGCGCGTTGGCTGTGCTTCGTTCCCGTTGTACTCATGGGCCTGTCGCGCATCTACCTCATGGTTCATTATCCCACCGACGTCATCGGCGGTATCGCAGCGGGTGCGCTCGGTGCAACGGGGGCGTTCTTGATCGTGCGAGCGCTGTACCGCTTTCTCGAGTCGCACGCCGAAGATCGTTGGCCGAATTTCATCCTCACCTTCGATATCCGAGGGGATCGTTCCGAAAGACCTACAGGCCCCTAA
- the ligD gene encoding DNA ligase D yields the protein MADQLSEYNKKRDFAKTSEPKGVAAKPRKELAFAVQHHLASRDHYDFRLEYNGVLMSWAVPKGPSYNPHDKRLAVQVEDHPYDYRTFEGTIPKGEYGGGTVMLWDEGTWEPLVDINEGLEIGDLKFVLHGKRLKGAWVLVRMKPKKGETKHNWLLIKEKDGYVQSDAGIASYTTSASTGRTMAEINEDAEAKHMRNPFERVDAELAKLVDEAPTDGEWVYEVKYDGYRIIAFFEAGETRLMTRNDNDYTEKFESIAASIARWAQERAMVLDGEVVIADDDGKTDFQALQNHLRNPGKTEPAYMVFDLLALDGEDLRDRPLTERKELLERLMNDAPDNLRYSKHVAARGEESFAAACSLKLEGVVGKRADSRYRGGRTGNWIKLKCEHRQEFVIGGYTQSGKGARSISSLLLGVYRGEKLVYVGRAGSGLSDAIVDDLEAAFKGKRRKTSPFEDAPKPRGGESFTWLKPALMAEVQFAEWTDEGLLRHPSFKGLRSDKNAHDVRREEAQKPVKKHSDGIVIGGVSISSPDKVLFEHPGITKEEVARYYEQVAPRMLSYVGDRILSIVRCPSGIASACFYKKHPDTGGTGVVAVTVPASDGSDEEYFYIENDTGIISEVQMNTLEFHVWGSRIETLEKPDTMVFDLDPDKGMALDRVREGVRDLKGLLDELSLATYLKTSGGKGYHVVVPFEPESTWDAFHDFARRIAEAMEERWPDRYTSNVRLAKRKGRIFIDWMRNGRGATSVAPYSLRARDGAPVSLPLSWDELDTVAPNDITIQRALARLDEADPWAEYGPHGNALK from the coding sequence ATGGCCGATCAACTCAGCGAATACAACAAGAAGCGCGACTTTGCGAAAACCTCCGAGCCGAAAGGCGTGGCCGCCAAGCCGCGCAAGGAACTCGCGTTTGCGGTTCAACATCATCTGGCAAGCCGCGATCACTACGACTTCCGCCTCGAGTACAACGGTGTGCTCATGAGCTGGGCGGTTCCGAAAGGGCCCTCATACAACCCACACGACAAGCGGCTTGCCGTACAGGTGGAGGATCATCCTTACGACTACCGAACCTTCGAAGGCACCATCCCGAAAGGCGAGTACGGGGGCGGCACGGTGATGCTGTGGGACGAGGGAACATGGGAGCCGCTCGTCGACATCAACGAGGGACTCGAGATTGGCGACCTCAAGTTCGTTCTGCACGGGAAACGGCTCAAGGGCGCGTGGGTGCTTGTGCGGATGAAACCCAAGAAGGGCGAGACGAAGCACAACTGGCTTCTCATCAAAGAGAAGGACGGGTACGTGCAGTCCGATGCGGGCATTGCCTCGTACACGACCAGTGCGAGTACGGGTCGCACGATGGCCGAAATCAACGAAGACGCCGAAGCGAAACATATGCGCAATCCCTTCGAGCGCGTCGATGCCGAACTTGCGAAACTTGTCGACGAGGCCCCGACCGACGGCGAATGGGTCTACGAGGTCAAATACGATGGATACCGCATCATCGCGTTTTTCGAGGCGGGCGAAACCCGCCTTATGACGCGAAACGACAACGATTACACGGAGAAATTCGAATCGATCGCCGCATCGATTGCGCGTTGGGCTCAAGAGCGCGCGATGGTGCTCGACGGCGAGGTGGTGATCGCCGACGATGATGGAAAGACCGACTTCCAAGCGCTGCAAAACCATCTGCGCAATCCCGGAAAGACCGAGCCTGCCTACATGGTGTTCGACCTGCTTGCACTCGATGGGGAGGATCTGCGCGATCGCCCTTTGACCGAGCGCAAGGAACTTCTTGAGCGGCTGATGAACGATGCGCCTGACAACCTCCGCTACAGCAAGCACGTGGCGGCGCGCGGCGAGGAGAGCTTTGCGGCCGCGTGCAGCCTTAAACTCGAGGGCGTTGTCGGGAAAAGGGCCGACTCGCGCTATCGTGGGGGCCGCACTGGCAATTGGATCAAGCTGAAATGCGAGCATCGCCAGGAGTTCGTCATCGGCGGATACACGCAGTCCGGCAAAGGCGCCCGATCGATCAGCTCGCTTTTGCTCGGCGTATACCGCGGCGAAAAACTCGTGTACGTCGGTCGCGCAGGATCGGGATTGAGCGATGCCATCGTGGACGATCTCGAAGCGGCCTTCAAAGGAAAGCGCAGAAAGACATCTCCGTTCGAGGATGCGCCCAAGCCCCGGGGCGGGGAGTCGTTCACCTGGCTGAAACCCGCCCTCATGGCCGAGGTGCAGTTTGCGGAATGGACCGACGAGGGTCTGCTCAGACATCCGAGTTTCAAAGGTCTGCGCAGCGACAAGAATGCCCACGATGTGCGGCGAGAGGAAGCGCAGAAGCCTGTGAAGAAGCATTCCGACGGGATCGTCATCGGGGGCGTATCGATTTCAAGTCCAGACAAGGTTCTGTTCGAGCACCCCGGCATCACGAAAGAGGAAGTCGCCCGCTATTACGAACAGGTCGCGCCGCGCATGCTTTCGTATGTGGGCGATCGCATCCTGAGCATCGTGCGCTGTCCGAGCGGCATCGCAAGCGCGTGCTTCTACAAGAAGCATCCCGATACGGGTGGTACAGGCGTGGTTGCCGTCACCGTGCCGGCGAGCGACGGATCGGATGAGGAGTACTTCTATATCGAGAACGATACGGGCATCATCTCCGAAGTGCAGATGAACACGCTTGAGTTCCACGTATGGGGAAGCCGCATCGAAACGCTCGAGAAGCCCGATACGATGGTGTTCGACCTCGATCCCGACAAGGGCATGGCCCTCGATCGCGTCCGCGAGGGCGTGCGCGACCTCAAAGGGCTCCTCGACGAGCTGTCGCTTGCAACCTACCTCAAAACGAGCGGCGGCAAGGGCTACCATGTGGTTGTACCGTTCGAACCCGAGTCCACCTGGGATGCTTTCCACGATTTCGCGCGCCGCATCGCCGAGGCTATGGAAGAGCGCTGGCCCGACCGCTACACGAGCAACGTGCGCTTGGCGAAACGCAAGGGGAGGATATTCATCGATTGGATGCGCAACGGCCGCGGGGCCACGAGCGTAGCACCGTATTCGCTGCGCGCCCGCGATGGCGCTCCGGTGTCTCTGCCGCTTTCCTGGGATGAACTCGATACGGTGGCGCCGAACGACATCACGATACAGCGTGCGCTCGCGCGGCTCGACGAAGCCGACCCGTGGGCTGAGTACGGACCGCATGGAAACGCGCTGAAGTAA